One segment of Agromyces albus DNA contains the following:
- the fbaA gene encoding class II fructose-bisphosphate aldolase — translation MPIATPEQYAEMLDTAKAKGFAFPAFNVSSSQTLNAVLQGLAESGSDGIIQVTTGGADYFAGHTVKARATGALAFARFAHEVAKNYPITVALHTDHCPKPALEDFVFPLIAASEEEVKAGRNPIFQSHMWDGSAVPLTENLEIAKEILPRMKAINAVLEVEIGVVGGEEDGVQHEGSNEALYTTLDDAISTVEALGFGEQGRYMAALTFGNVHGVYAPGNVKLRPSLLKEIQDGLTTKYGNGPKPLDLVFHGGSGSTDAEIAEAVANGVVKMNIDTDTQYAFTRSIAGYMFSNYDGVLKVDGGVGNKKQYDPRAWGKVAESAMAARVGESTRQLGSAGQSISA, via the coding sequence ATGCCCATCGCAACCCCCGAGCAGTACGCCGAGATGCTCGACACCGCCAAGGCGAAGGGTTTCGCCTTCCCGGCATTCAACGTCTCCTCCTCGCAGACGCTCAACGCGGTGCTGCAGGGCCTCGCCGAGTCCGGATCCGACGGCATCATCCAGGTCACGACCGGCGGCGCCGACTACTTCGCCGGCCACACCGTGAAGGCCCGCGCGACCGGCGCGCTCGCGTTCGCCCGCTTCGCCCACGAGGTCGCGAAGAACTACCCGATCACCGTCGCGCTGCACACCGACCACTGCCCGAAGCCGGCGCTCGAGGACTTCGTGTTCCCGCTCATCGCCGCCTCCGAAGAAGAGGTCAAGGCGGGCCGCAACCCGATCTTCCAGTCGCACATGTGGGACGGCTCGGCCGTGCCGCTCACCGAGAACCTCGAGATCGCCAAAGAGATCCTGCCCCGCATGAAGGCCATCAACGCCGTGCTCGAGGTCGAGATCGGCGTCGTCGGCGGCGAAGAAGACGGCGTCCAGCACGAGGGCTCCAACGAGGCGCTCTACACGACCCTCGACGACGCGATCTCGACGGTCGAGGCCCTCGGCTTCGGCGAGCAGGGGCGCTACATGGCCGCCCTCACCTTCGGCAACGTGCACGGCGTCTACGCGCCCGGCAACGTCAAGCTGCGCCCCTCGCTCCTCAAGGAGATCCAAGACGGCCTCACGACGAAGTACGGCAACGGCCCGAAGCCCCTCGACCTCGTCTTCCACGGCGGCTCCGGCTCCACCGACGCCGAGATCGCCGAGGCGGTCGCGAACGGCGTCGTGAAGATGAACATCGACACCGACACGCAGTACGCGTTCACGCGCTCGATCGCCGGCTACATGTTCTCGAACTACGACGGCGTGCTGAAGGTCGACGGCGGCGTCGGCAACAAGAAGCAGTACGACCCGCGCGCGTGGGGCAAGGTCGCCGAGTCGGCGATGGCCGCCCGCGTGGGCGAGTCCACGCGCCAGCTCGGCTCCGCCGGCCAGTCGATCAGCGCGTAG
- a CDS encoding DUF6264 family protein, whose product MSQHGAARPSDESDGRGAARGDASPAPSRDERPRPQYGEYAPEGWSWQPPADERTSDPAPQMATPPPLPVAASVDRRDRPADRIVTILLLVVGVLGAWSAIGSLQSLPTVLPEALRQASEMLGTGGAAFDYTPAPEVAGLILTGQIIQFVLLAFVVWWSIARLRARRLAFWVPLVGGVLSFIALYAIMFAIIMSDPALVERLSAA is encoded by the coding sequence ATGTCGCAGCACGGTGCCGCCCGTCCGTCCGATGAGTCGGACGGTCGCGGTGCCGCGCGCGGCGACGCCTCCCCGGCGCCTTCGCGCGACGAGCGCCCTCGTCCGCAGTACGGCGAATACGCCCCCGAGGGCTGGAGCTGGCAGCCTCCCGCCGATGAGCGCACGTCCGACCCGGCACCGCAGATGGCCACGCCACCGCCGCTGCCGGTCGCGGCATCCGTCGACCGTCGCGACCGCCCCGCCGACCGGATCGTCACGATCCTGCTGCTCGTCGTCGGGGTGCTCGGAGCGTGGAGCGCGATCGGCTCCCTGCAGTCACTGCCGACCGTTCTCCCCGAGGCGTTGCGGCAGGCCTCCGAGATGCTCGGCACCGGCGGTGCGGCGTTCGACTACACGCCGGCCCCCGAGGTGGCCGGCCTCATCCTCACCGGGCAGATCATCCAATTCGTGCTGCTGGCGTTCGTCGTGTGGTGGTCGATCGCCCGCTTGCGCGCCCGACGACTGGCGTTCTGGGTGCCGCTCGTCGGCGGCGTGCTGTCGTTCATCGCGCTGTACGCGATCATGTTCGCCATCATCATGAGCGACCCGGCACTCGTCGAGCGGCTGAGCGCCGCTTGA
- a CDS encoding 4-hydroxy-3-methylbut-2-enyl diphosphate reductase: MPRVPGVRGRLKDIPVPGHKRVLLAAPRGYCAGVDRAVIAVEKALEHYGAPVYVRKQIVHNIHVVTELEQQGAIFVDEVDEVPEGAHIVFSAHGVSPAVVNAAADRGLHAIDATCPLVTKVHREAVRFARDDFEILLIGHEGHEEVEGTAGEAPDHVTLVGSPDEVANIEVRDPDKVVWLSQTTLSVDETMETVRRLRERFPNLQDPPSDDICYATQNRQVAIKKVAQNADLVIVVGSANSSNSVRLVEVALEYGAKAAYRVDYASEVRQEWLDGVETVGVTSGASVPEELVQELLAALADAGYGEVAEVKTAEEDLIFSLPKELRNDLAGNRDARALGGRARSDQS; the protein is encoded by the coding sequence ATGCCCAGAGTCCCGGGCGTGCGCGGCCGGCTCAAGGATATCCCGGTCCCCGGACACAAGCGTGTGCTGCTCGCAGCGCCCCGCGGCTATTGCGCCGGCGTCGACCGCGCGGTGATCGCCGTCGAGAAGGCCCTCGAGCACTACGGTGCGCCGGTCTACGTGCGCAAGCAGATCGTGCACAACATCCACGTCGTCACCGAGCTCGAGCAGCAGGGAGCCATCTTCGTCGACGAGGTCGACGAGGTTCCCGAGGGCGCGCACATCGTCTTCAGCGCGCATGGCGTCTCGCCGGCCGTCGTGAACGCGGCCGCCGATCGCGGCCTGCACGCGATCGACGCGACCTGCCCCCTCGTCACGAAGGTGCACCGCGAGGCAGTTCGCTTCGCCCGCGACGACTTCGAGATCCTGCTCATCGGCCACGAAGGGCACGAAGAGGTCGAGGGCACCGCCGGTGAGGCTCCCGATCACGTCACCCTCGTCGGCAGTCCCGACGAGGTGGCGAACATCGAGGTCCGCGACCCTGACAAGGTCGTGTGGCTCTCACAGACCACGCTCTCGGTCGACGAGACGATGGAGACCGTGCGGCGCTTGCGCGAGCGGTTCCCGAACCTCCAAGATCCGCCGTCCGACGACATCTGCTACGCCACCCAGAACCGCCAGGTCGCGATCAAGAAGGTCGCGCAGAACGCCGACCTCGTGATCGTCGTGGGCTCAGCCAACAGCTCGAACAGCGTTCGGCTCGTCGAAGTGGCGCTCGAGTACGGCGCGAAGGCCGCCTACCGAGTCGACTACGCGAGCGAGGTCAGGCAGGAATGGCTCGACGGCGTCGAGACCGTCGGCGTGACGAGCGGGGCATCCGTGCCCGAAGAGCTCGTGCAAGAGCTGCTCGCCGCGCTCGCCGACGCCGGCTACGGCGAGGTCGCCGAGGTCAAGACGGCCGAGGAAGACCTGATCTTCTCGCTCCCGAAGGAGCTGCGCAACGACCTCGCCGGCAACCGCGACGCCCGGGCGCTCGGCGGCCGGGCGCGCAGCGACCAGAGCTAG
- a CDS encoding exodeoxyribonuclease VII small subunit — protein sequence MDAMSSTPDVAELSYEQARDELVRVVGELEQGSATLEQSLALWERGEALAARCEEWLIGAKARLDAARAGSAARAASDHAGEH from the coding sequence ATGGATGCCATGTCCTCCACGCCCGATGTCGCCGAGCTGAGCTACGAGCAGGCCCGCGACGAGCTCGTGCGCGTCGTCGGCGAACTCGAGCAGGGCTCGGCGACGCTCGAGCAGTCGCTCGCGCTGTGGGAACGCGGCGAGGCCCTCGCGGCACGGTGCGAGGAGTGGCTCATCGGAGCGAAGGCGCGACTCGACGCGGCGCGTGCAGGCAGCGCGGCCCGCGCAGCATCCGACCACGCCGGCGAACACTGA
- a CDS encoding DUF4245 domain-containing protein, producing MAARPPRVVAELGRPETPEETAARLAENSRLHRQRQTLKNLVLALGASLVVMLVLVLLVPRSDTPIEPDIDVAAVAEQAQIASSDPLAVPDLPEGWRANAAELRKSEADGVTAWYAGYLTPSDEYVGMYQGLEANPTWVAGLLERTLASGTTTIDGIDWTVYDNRESTDDVGNARYGLVTEAGGNTFVLIGTATTDEFETIGAALTTTVEAQR from the coding sequence ATGGCCGCGCGACCGCCGCGGGTCGTCGCCGAACTCGGCCGGCCCGAGACGCCCGAAGAGACCGCGGCACGCCTGGCCGAGAACTCCCGCCTGCACCGCCAGCGCCAGACCCTCAAGAACCTCGTGCTCGCCCTCGGTGCGAGCCTGGTCGTGATGCTCGTCCTCGTGCTGCTCGTGCCGCGCAGCGACACGCCCATCGAGCCCGACATCGACGTCGCGGCGGTCGCCGAGCAGGCGCAGATCGCCAGCTCCGACCCGCTCGCGGTGCCCGATCTTCCCGAGGGGTGGCGCGCGAACGCGGCCGAGCTGCGCAAGAGCGAGGCCGACGGCGTCACCGCGTGGTACGCCGGCTACCTCACGCCGAGCGACGAGTACGTCGGCATGTACCAGGGGCTCGAGGCGAATCCCACGTGGGTCGCCGGCCTGCTCGAGCGCACGCTCGCGAGCGGGACGACGACCATCGACGGCATCGACTGGACCGTGTACGACAACCGCGAGTCGACCGACGATGTGGGCAACGCCCGCTACGGCCTCGTGACCGAGGCGGGCGGCAACACCTTCGTGCTGATCGGCACGGCGACGACCGACGAGTTCGAGACGATCGGCGCGGCACTCACGACCACCGTCGAAGCACAGCGCTGA
- a CDS encoding carbonic anhydrase has product MSDQSTERPETPAATWRELRRGNERFVAGEPQHPRQDVDHRTALAARQRPLVAIFGCSDSRLSAEIIFDVGLGDAFVVRNAGQVISDSVLGSLEYAVGVLGVPLILVLGHDECGAVLAAIESQTPDAAPLPAHINSIVSRIVPAVRRVAGGDPSLPIERDHVDAGFVGREHLRDTVAELLESSEMISDAIAAGTLAIVGANYRLLEGRAETDIVVGRI; this is encoded by the coding sequence GTGAGCGACCAGTCGACCGAACGTCCCGAGACGCCGGCTGCCACCTGGCGTGAGCTGCGGCGAGGCAACGAGCGATTCGTCGCCGGCGAGCCGCAGCATCCGCGGCAAGACGTCGACCACCGCACCGCGCTCGCGGCGCGCCAGCGGCCGCTCGTCGCGATCTTCGGCTGCAGCGATTCCCGCCTGTCGGCCGAGATCATCTTCGACGTCGGTCTCGGCGACGCCTTCGTCGTGCGCAACGCCGGCCAAGTCATCTCCGACTCGGTGCTCGGCTCGCTCGAATACGCGGTGGGGGTGCTCGGCGTGCCGCTCATCCTCGTGCTCGGTCACGACGAGTGCGGCGCCGTGCTCGCAGCGATCGAGTCCCAGACGCCCGATGCAGCACCGCTCCCGGCGCACATCAACTCGATCGTCTCCCGTATTGTGCCGGCCGTCCGGCGAGTGGCGGGGGGCGACCCGTCCCTGCCGATCGAGCGCGACCACGTCGACGCGGGCTTCGTCGGACGCGAGCATCTGCGCGACACGGTCGCCGAGCTGCTCGAGAGCTCCGAGATGATCAGCGACGCGATCGCAGCCGGTACGCTGGCTATCGTCGGCGCGAACTACCGCTTGCTCGAAGGGCGCGCCGAGACCGACATCGTCGTCGGACGCATCTGA
- a CDS encoding class II fumarate hydratase, whose protein sequence is MVDNPADYRIEHDTMGEVRVPASALYRAQTQRAVENFPISGSGLEIQQLQALARIKKAAAQANARLGVLDADIARAIEEAADEVIEGRHDAVEHFPVDVYQTGSGTSSNMNMNEVLATIATEKLGAPVHPNDHVNASQSSNDVFPTSVHIAVTAALIDDLIPSLDHLAVSLEAKADAWSGVVKAGRTHLMDATPVTLGQEFGGYARQMRLGIERVRSALPRVAEVPLGGTAVGTGINTPAGFPQLVIELLQQETELPITEAVDHFEAQANRDGLVDASGALRTIAVSLTKIANDIRWMGSGPNTGLGELNIPDLQPGSSIMPGKVNPVIPEAVLMVASRVIGNDATIAWAGASGSFELNVQIPVMGTALLESIRLLSNSVRALADKTIDGLEANIERTSALAGMSPSIVTPLNKLIGYEAAAKIAKHSVAQGITVREAVIDLGYVERGELSEEQLDTALDLLSMTRPPQA, encoded by the coding sequence GTGGTGGACAACCCCGCCGACTATCGGATCGAACACGACACGATGGGCGAGGTGCGGGTGCCCGCATCGGCGCTGTACCGTGCGCAGACGCAACGCGCCGTCGAGAACTTCCCCATCTCGGGCTCTGGGCTCGAGATCCAGCAGCTCCAGGCGCTCGCACGCATCAAGAAGGCCGCCGCGCAGGCGAACGCACGTCTCGGCGTGCTCGACGCCGACATCGCGAGGGCCATCGAAGAGGCGGCCGACGAGGTCATCGAGGGTCGCCACGATGCCGTCGAGCACTTCCCCGTCGACGTCTACCAGACGGGGTCCGGCACCTCCTCGAACATGAACATGAACGAGGTGCTCGCGACGATCGCGACCGAGAAGCTCGGCGCCCCGGTGCATCCGAACGATCACGTCAACGCCTCGCAGTCCTCGAACGACGTGTTCCCGACCTCGGTGCACATCGCCGTCACCGCGGCACTCATCGACGACCTCATCCCGTCGCTCGACCACCTCGCCGTCTCGCTCGAGGCGAAGGCCGACGCGTGGTCGGGCGTCGTGAAGGCCGGCCGCACGCACCTCATGGACGCCACCCCGGTCACCCTCGGCCAGGAGTTCGGCGGCTACGCGCGCCAGATGCGCCTCGGCATCGAGCGAGTGCGCTCGGCGCTCCCCCGCGTCGCCGAGGTGCCGCTCGGCGGCACCGCCGTCGGCACGGGCATCAACACCCCGGCCGGTTTCCCGCAGCTGGTCATCGAGCTCCTCCAGCAGGAGACCGAGCTGCCGATCACCGAGGCGGTCGACCACTTCGAGGCGCAAGCCAACCGCGATGGGCTCGTCGACGCCTCGGGCGCGCTCCGCACCATCGCCGTGAGCCTCACGAAGATCGCCAACGACATCCGGTGGATGGGATCGGGGCCGAACACCGGCCTCGGCGAGCTGAACATCCCCGACCTGCAGCCTGGATCCTCGATCATGCCGGGCAAGGTCAACCCCGTCATCCCCGAGGCCGTGCTCATGGTCGCGTCGCGGGTCATCGGCAACGACGCGACGATCGCGTGGGCCGGGGCATCCGGATCCTTCGAACTCAACGTGCAGATCCCCGTCATGGGCACGGCCTTGCTCGAGTCGATCCGCCTCCTCTCGAACTCCGTGCGCGCGCTCGCCGACAAGACGATCGACGGGCTCGAGGCCAACATCGAGCGCACGAGTGCCCTCGCCGGCATGTCGCCCTCGATCGTCACGCCGCTCAACAAGCTCATCGGCTACGAGGCCGCAGCGAAGATCGCCAAGCACTCGGTGGCGCAGGGCATCACCGTGCGCGAGGCCGTCATCGACCTCGGCTACGTGGAGCGCGGCGAGCTCTCCGAGGAGCAGCTCGACACGGCCCTCGACCTGCTCTCGATGACGCGGCCGCCGCAGGCCTGA
- a CDS encoding ArsR/SmtB family transcription factor, translated as MDELSAIFAALADPTRRAMLARLATGEATVGELAAPHDISLPAVSRHLKVLERAGLVTKGRDAQWRPCRLETKPLEEIDEWMSTYRAFFEGRLDALDTHLNTITGRSAEKEKS; from the coding sequence GTGGACGAGCTGAGCGCCATCTTCGCGGCCCTTGCCGACCCGACGCGGCGGGCGATGCTCGCGCGACTGGCAACGGGCGAGGCGACGGTCGGCGAGCTCGCAGCTCCCCACGACATCAGCCTTCCGGCTGTCTCGCGACACCTCAAGGTGCTCGAGCGGGCAGGGCTCGTGACCAAGGGACGTGACGCCCAGTGGCGTCCGTGCCGACTCGAGACGAAGCCGCTCGAAGAGATCGACGAGTGGATGTCGACGTACCGCGCGTTCTTCGAAGGCCGCCTCGACGCCCTCGACACGCATCTGAACACCATCACGGGCCGATCGGCCGAGAAGGAGAAGTCATGA
- a CDS encoding SRPBCC family protein, which produces MTDTESSTDTRRGFSIVRHLDAPRELVFRAWTDPAQLHWFAGVAPSAEHPSTVDLRIGGAWRVFLVEQNDEARSYVTGGVYREIAAPSRLVFSWGAVGGWPEIDPEDPDGLDRLPIVTVDLDAIGATTRMTLHFGFADAVPDSRVREWIALGVEPGMNATIDRLAPHLARS; this is translated from the coding sequence ATGACCGACACGGAGTCCTCGACCGACACGAGACGCGGATTCAGCATCGTGCGGCACCTCGATGCCCCGCGTGAGCTCGTCTTCCGTGCATGGACCGATCCCGCACAGCTGCACTGGTTCGCGGGGGTGGCGCCGTCGGCGGAGCATCCGTCGACCGTCGACCTCCGGATCGGCGGTGCCTGGCGCGTGTTCCTCGTCGAGCAGAACGACGAGGCCCGCTCATACGTCACCGGTGGCGTCTACCGCGAGATCGCCGCGCCCTCGCGCCTCGTCTTCTCGTGGGGCGCCGTCGGCGGCTGGCCGGAGATCGATCCAGAGGACCCTGACGGTCTCGACCGCCTGCCCATCGTCACCGTCGACCTCGACGCGATCGGCGCGACGACCCGGATGACCCTCCACTTCGGCTTCGCTGACGCCGTTCCCGACTCCCGCGTTCGCGAATGGATCGCGCTGGGTGTCGAGCCCGGCATGAACGCGACGATCGACCGCCTCGCCCCGCACCTCGCACGTTCATGA
- a CDS encoding PhoH family protein → MHDAQAVRTYVLDTSVLLSDPKALFRFAEHAVVLPVVVITELESKRNHPEIGYFARQSLRILDELRIEHERLDFPIPVGEGGSLRVELNHSNPSVLPSGLQLGDNDSRILACAMNLANDGVAVTVVSKDLPLRVKAASIGLDAQEYRAELAIDSGWSGMAELSLGSNDMAKLYEHEVMTTAAVADLPVNTGVVIHSERGSALGRVVGEHEVKLVRGDRDVFGVHGRSAEQRLAIDLLLDPEIGILSLGGRAGTGKSALALCAGLEMVLERQQHKKIMVFRPLYAVGGQELGYLPGDQGEKMNPWGQAVFDTLGSVVSDNVLEEVIDRGILEVLPLTHIRGRSLHDAFVIVDEAQSLERNVLLTVLSRIGQNSRVVLTHDVAQRDNLRVGRHDGVASVIETLKGHPLFAHITLTRSERSAIAALVSEMLDGAELN, encoded by the coding sequence GTGCACGATGCGCAAGCGGTGCGGACGTACGTGCTCGACACTTCGGTGCTCCTCTCGGACCCGAAGGCGCTGTTCCGATTCGCCGAGCATGCGGTGGTGCTGCCAGTCGTGGTGATCACGGAACTCGAGTCGAAGCGCAACCATCCCGAGATCGGGTACTTCGCACGGCAGTCGCTGCGAATCCTCGACGAACTGCGGATCGAACACGAGCGCCTCGACTTCCCGATCCCCGTGGGTGAGGGCGGATCGCTGCGGGTGGAGCTCAACCACTCGAATCCGTCGGTGCTCCCGAGCGGGCTCCAGCTCGGCGACAACGACTCGCGCATCCTCGCGTGCGCGATGAACCTCGCGAACGATGGCGTCGCCGTGACCGTCGTCTCGAAAGACCTGCCGTTGCGCGTCAAGGCGGCGTCGATCGGCCTCGATGCCCAGGAGTACCGCGCCGAGCTCGCGATCGACTCCGGCTGGAGCGGCATGGCCGAGCTCTCGCTCGGATCGAACGACATGGCCAAGCTCTACGAGCACGAGGTGATGACGACGGCGGCCGTGGCAGACCTGCCCGTGAACACGGGCGTCGTGATCCACTCGGAGCGAGGGTCTGCACTCGGCCGGGTCGTCGGCGAGCACGAGGTGAAGCTCGTGCGCGGCGATCGCGACGTCTTCGGCGTGCACGGCCGATCGGCCGAGCAGCGGCTCGCGATCGACTTGCTGCTCGACCCCGAGATCGGCATCCTCTCGCTCGGCGGGCGCGCGGGCACCGGAAAGTCGGCGCTCGCCCTGTGTGCCGGCCTCGAGATGGTGCTCGAGCGCCAGCAGCACAAGAAGATCATGGTGTTCCGCCCGCTCTATGCCGTGGGCGGCCAGGAGCTCGGCTACCTGCCAGGCGACCAGGGCGAGAAGATGAACCCCTGGGGGCAAGCGGTGTTCGACACCCTCGGTTCCGTGGTCTCCGACAATGTGCTCGAGGAGGTCATCGATCGCGGCATCCTCGAGGTGCTGCCGCTCACCCACATCCGCGGCCGCTCGTTGCACGACGCGTTCGTGATCGTCGACGAGGCGCAATCGCTCGAACGCAACGTGCTGCTCACCGTGCTCTCCCGCATCGGGCAGAACTCGCGGGTCGTGCTCACCCACGATGTCGCCCAGCGCGACAACCTGCGTGTGGGTCGCCACGACGGCGTCGCGAGCGTCATCGAGACCCTGAAGGGGCATCCGCTCTTCGCCCACATCACCCTCACCCGCTCGGAGCGCTCAGCGATCGCCGCACTCGTCTCGGAGATGCTCGACGGCGCCGAGCTGAACTAG